In Frondihabitans sp. PAMC 28766, a genomic segment contains:
- a CDS encoding carboxylesterase/lipase family protein, with amino-acid sequence MTSTTAGSATIRATTGGDVRGVSERRILTWRGIPYAAAPIGDLRFRAPAPAPAWTGVRDAAHFGPAAPQDRTQFVGIDATTPQSEDCLTINVIAPEGSTAEDRRPVMVYIHGGAYAVGSSREFPRQGENFVRDGGIVYVSFNYRLGGFGYVDFSAWSTAQAPIESNLGLRDQVAALEWVRDNVASFGGDPDRVTICGESSGANAVTTLMAVPRANGLFARAIAQSSPANAIYPPEVTERWAGDFLEILSRVVRDSDLESTSHDGGGSLLRAASTHAMVKATAALFHRTPDDQPGSIFLSPVIDGDFLPERPLDAFKAGRAHPVPLIIGTNDREGSVFTGRRDILATTPLRIRSIFANTKKKARKAITAQYPGLPARRPALDFGGDFSFWFPTVKVAERHARFAKVYFYRFDAAPRILRVAGVDAFHGLDLYALFDRMDGAFGRTMSLLGGRRAFLRTAGRMQRRWLEFVRTGAIADWPSYDPFRRRTLIIDTVDRVEFDPRGERRRVWQSFVPHL; translated from the coding sequence GTGACGAGCACGACGGCGGGCAGCGCGACGATCAGGGCGACCACGGGCGGCGACGTCCGCGGTGTCTCCGAGCGCAGGATCCTGACGTGGCGGGGCATCCCCTACGCTGCGGCCCCGATCGGCGACCTCCGCTTTCGTGCGCCCGCGCCTGCGCCGGCCTGGACGGGTGTCCGCGACGCCGCCCACTTCGGCCCCGCCGCCCCGCAGGATCGCACGCAGTTCGTCGGCATCGACGCCACGACGCCGCAGAGCGAGGACTGCCTGACGATCAACGTCATCGCGCCGGAGGGATCGACCGCCGAGGATCGGAGGCCGGTCATGGTCTACATCCACGGCGGCGCATACGCGGTGGGTTCGTCGCGCGAGTTCCCGCGCCAGGGCGAGAACTTCGTCCGCGACGGGGGCATCGTCTACGTCAGCTTCAACTATCGGCTCGGCGGCTTCGGCTACGTCGACTTCAGCGCCTGGTCCACCGCCCAGGCGCCGATCGAGTCGAACCTAGGCCTCCGCGACCAGGTGGCCGCCCTCGAGTGGGTACGCGACAACGTCGCCTCGTTCGGCGGTGATCCTGACCGGGTCACCATCTGCGGCGAGAGCTCCGGCGCCAACGCGGTGACGACGCTGATGGCGGTGCCCCGGGCGAACGGGCTCTTCGCCCGCGCGATCGCCCAGTCGTCGCCCGCGAACGCGATCTACCCGCCGGAGGTGACCGAGCGCTGGGCGGGCGACTTCCTCGAGATCCTGAGCCGTGTCGTCCGAGACTCCGACCTCGAGTCGACGTCGCACGACGGTGGCGGCTCCCTTCTGCGGGCTGCCTCGACGCACGCGATGGTGAAGGCGACAGCCGCACTCTTCCACCGCACGCCCGACGACCAGCCCGGCTCGATCTTCTTGTCACCGGTGATCGACGGCGACTTCCTGCCCGAACGCCCGCTCGACGCGTTCAAGGCCGGGCGGGCGCACCCCGTGCCGCTCATCATCGGCACCAACGACCGCGAGGGCTCCGTCTTCACCGGGCGCCGCGACATCCTCGCGACCACGCCCCTGCGCATCCGGTCGATCTTCGCCAACACCAAGAAGAAGGCGCGCAAGGCGATCACAGCGCAGTATCCGGGGCTCCCCGCCCGCCGCCCCGCCCTCGACTTCGGCGGAGACTTCTCGTTCTGGTTCCCGACGGTCAAGGTCGCCGAGCGCCACGCGCGCTTCGCGAAGGTGTACTTCTACCGGTTCGACGCCGCGCCTCGCATCCTGCGGGTCGCCGGCGTCGACGCTTTCCACGGGCTGGACCTCTACGCGCTGTTCGACCGGATGGACGGCGCGTTCGGGAGGACGATGAGCCTGCTGGGCGGCCGACGGGCCTTCCTCCGGACGGCGGGCAGGATGCAGCGGCGCTGGCTGGAGTTCGTCCGCACGGGGGCGATCGCGGACTGGCCGTCGTACGACCCCTTCCGTCGCCGCACCCTCATCATCGACACCGTCGACCGGGTCGAGTTCGACCCGAGGGGCGAGCGGCGGCGCGTCTGGCAGAGCTTCGTGCCGCATCTCTGA
- a CDS encoding alpha/beta fold hydrolase has translation MADWSDDDPGAGDMAAIELLASRLADDEHSAAGISSVLAGALGAVPSFWSGSGAETWSRTAGRQKADLVLLSNAGESASRAARRYASEVEDIARLARVQIAALGEARLALGRTYADDPAALPDDDEVRRRQRLRDDAADDAAYAAKALSGLVAQREKADATFVSALRSVLPATWPAEKAAFATLGVSHPDRVSVRDIDRLVDDYVHRLQRDSNSVSAEQATALLVFAERGDVPPERVLSLLESHPALASALTHVDSNVVAAWWRGLDDPGSAAAGLSRSAPQRALVAAVPSALGNLNGVAYGARDSANRAVLAKSIASTEAEIAAMKESGAPIVPWFRNEYDTHLGVLQRRLESLENIQDSLDSPRGSAARRQLVSLTSDEPPLAAVSIGDLDRAASVTYMVPGMGSSTREITGWARASQNLYDQQFHATSILNLAVVAWVGYKSPAQPSPDNPDLGVLSSRKAQEGANRLADDLSGLNATRRGSTVSLNVVGHSYGTTTASLALAQHRLHVDSFVSVASAGIDRSIGTASDIHASHVFAEQARDSLPLLEDGKGDQWAWVGRAGGRRDNPMDPGFGAVRMDVNGVLGDESLRGITAHDQLVHDDLDSSSGYGYFDNMTESLKNVALATTGQGSRAPPFLAPQQRDPVIELLDPVTGGGAGK, from the coding sequence ATGGCCGACTGGTCTGACGACGATCCTGGAGCCGGCGACATGGCCGCGATCGAGTTGCTCGCATCTCGACTGGCCGACGACGAGCACTCGGCTGCGGGTATCTCGTCGGTGCTCGCGGGGGCGCTCGGGGCCGTGCCGTCGTTCTGGTCAGGATCCGGGGCCGAGACCTGGTCACGCACCGCGGGTCGGCAGAAGGCCGACCTGGTTCTGCTGTCGAACGCGGGCGAGTCGGCGTCTCGCGCTGCGCGCCGGTACGCGTCGGAGGTCGAAGACATCGCCCGCCTCGCCCGGGTGCAGATCGCCGCGCTGGGGGAGGCTCGGCTCGCGCTCGGGCGCACGTACGCCGACGATCCCGCGGCTCTGCCCGATGACGACGAGGTGCGGCGCCGGCAACGTCTGCGCGACGATGCGGCCGACGACGCCGCGTACGCTGCGAAGGCGCTCTCCGGGCTGGTGGCTCAGCGAGAGAAGGCCGATGCGACCTTCGTCTCGGCGCTCCGGTCGGTCCTCCCGGCGACCTGGCCTGCCGAGAAGGCAGCCTTCGCGACGCTCGGTGTCTCCCACCCCGACCGGGTCAGCGTCCGTGACATCGACCGTCTCGTCGACGACTATGTCCACCGTCTTCAGCGCGACTCGAACTCCGTCTCGGCCGAGCAGGCCACCGCCCTCCTCGTCTTCGCCGAGCGCGGCGACGTCCCGCCCGAGCGCGTCCTGTCGCTGCTCGAATCGCATCCGGCCCTCGCCTCCGCCCTCACCCACGTCGACTCGAACGTCGTCGCGGCGTGGTGGCGCGGCCTCGACGACCCCGGCTCAGCCGCTGCCGGCCTCAGCCGCTCGGCACCGCAGCGGGCTCTCGTCGCCGCTGTGCCCTCGGCCCTCGGCAACCTGAACGGCGTCGCCTACGGGGCGCGCGACTCTGCCAATCGCGCCGTGCTCGCGAAGTCGATCGCCTCGACTGAAGCCGAGATCGCCGCCATGAAGGAGTCGGGCGCGCCGATCGTCCCCTGGTTCCGGAACGAGTACGACACCCATCTCGGGGTCCTGCAGAGGCGCCTCGAATCGCTGGAGAACATCCAGGACAGCCTCGACTCGCCCAGGGGAAGCGCCGCTCGACGACAGCTCGTCTCGCTCACGTCCGACGAGCCCCCTCTCGCTGCCGTTTCGATCGGTGACCTCGACCGTGCCGCCAGCGTCACCTACATGGTTCCGGGCATGGGCTCGTCGACGCGCGAGATCACGGGCTGGGCGCGGGCTTCGCAGAACCTCTACGACCAGCAGTTCCACGCGACCAGCATTCTCAATCTTGCTGTCGTCGCCTGGGTCGGATATAAGAGCCCCGCACAGCCGTCACCGGACAATCCGGATCTTGGTGTTCTTTCGAGTCGCAAAGCCCAAGAGGGTGCTAACCGATTGGCCGACGACCTGTCGGGTCTCAATGCGACCAGACGTGGGTCGACAGTCTCTCTGAACGTCGTAGGCCATTCTTACGGGACGACGACCGCGTCTCTGGCGCTTGCTCAGCATCGTCTGCACGTTGACTCGTTCGTCTCAGTGGCGTCCGCAGGAATCGACCGGTCTATAGGCACGGCCAGTGACATTCATGCCTCACACGTCTTCGCCGAGCAGGCTCGAGACTCGCTGCCTCTTCTTGAGGACGGCAAGGGCGATCAGTGGGCGTGGGTTGGCCGAGCCGGCGGCCGTCGGGACAATCCCATGGATCCTGGGTTTGGTGCCGTACGAATGGACGTCAACGGCGTCCTCGGCGATGAGTCGCTTCGCGGCATCACTGCCCACGATCAGCTCGTTCATGACGATCTCGACTCGAGTTCTGGCTATGGATATTTCGACAACATGACGGAGTCGTTGAAGAACGTCGCCCTGGCTACTACCGGGCAAGGATCACGGGCCCCTCCCTTCTTGGCCCCGCAGCAGAGGGATCCAGTTATTGAGCTGCTCGACCCAGTAACCGGTGGAGGGGCCGGCAAGTGA
- a CDS encoding 8-oxo-dGTP diphosphatase: MSDEPHGQQAALRRVCVAYLLREHDGRTQVLLGRKKRGLGEGLFVGLGGKFEQGETAQDATVREIDEESGLTVSRDALDRRGDLYYLFPDRPAWSQRSTVFVVTSWLGEPRPSDELDPVWFDVEALPLDEMWDDAKHWLPGVLIGGHVSHEFTFAPDLSTVSSDRPV, encoded by the coding sequence ATGTCAGACGAGCCCCACGGCCAGCAGGCCGCCCTCCGCCGCGTCTGCGTCGCCTACCTCCTGCGCGAGCACGACGGACGCACGCAGGTGCTGCTCGGCCGAAAGAAACGGGGCCTCGGCGAGGGTCTCTTCGTCGGCCTCGGCGGCAAGTTCGAACAGGGCGAGACCGCGCAGGATGCCACGGTGCGCGAGATCGACGAAGAGTCGGGTCTCACGGTCTCCCGCGACGCGCTCGACCGCCGCGGCGACCTCTACTACCTGTTCCCCGACCGCCCTGCCTGGAGTCAGCGTTCCACCGTCTTCGTGGTCACCTCGTGGCTCGGCGAGCCGCGCCCCAGCGACGAGCTCGACCCGGTCTGGTTCGACGTCGAAGCGCTGCCGCTCGACGAGATGTGGGACGACGCGAAGCACTGGCTGCCCGGTGTTCTGATCGGGGGACACGTCTCGCACGAGTTCACTTTCGCGCCCGACCTGTCTACTGTGTCGTCCGATCGGCCGGTCTGA
- a CDS encoding DUF1697 domain-containing protein, translating into MGDWVALLRGINVGRAKRVPMADLRAIYAGLGFTDVATILNSGNAVFGHDETTGPAPDAAILRKAVQDATGVDSETIVLPADRFRRIAEANPLRQGERDPRRLGVSFAAGPLDPAAADVPTGIEPEELVVTADAVYQWLPNGVLASPVPPGFWKRLGSTVTSRNDATVQKVIALLDARR; encoded by the coding sequence GTGGGCGACTGGGTGGCGCTGCTGCGCGGCATCAACGTGGGCCGGGCCAAGAGGGTGCCCATGGCCGATCTGCGGGCGATCTATGCGGGTCTCGGCTTCACCGACGTCGCGACGATCCTGAACAGCGGCAACGCGGTCTTCGGGCACGACGAGACGACGGGCCCGGCCCCCGACGCGGCCATTCTGCGCAAGGCGGTGCAGGATGCCACGGGCGTCGACTCCGAGACGATCGTGCTGCCCGCAGACCGGTTCCGTCGCATCGCGGAGGCGAACCCGCTGCGACAGGGCGAGCGCGACCCGAGGCGCCTCGGGGTGTCGTTCGCGGCCGGCCCTCTCGACCCCGCCGCCGCCGACGTGCCCACCGGCATCGAGCCCGAAGAGCTGGTCGTGACGGCCGACGCCGTCTACCAGTGGCTGCCGAACGGCGTGCTCGCGAGCCCCGTGCCGCCAGGCTTCTGGAAGCGGCTCGGCAGCACGGTCACGTCCCGCAACGACGCCACGGTGCAGAAGGTGATCGCCCTCCTCGACGCGCGCCGCTGA
- a CDS encoding phosphotransferase has protein sequence MSTVAPSLPGWMARQRWYASKGRAPVLRVVGSMEAAIDDGLVMTLLMIDEAPTVPVLYQVPLVARTTPLPGGDAAFIGSSDGLYLYDGPHDPVYAAGLLDTLARQRHVDGSDVVADGHLVSDPGRVVRSKVLEGEQSNTSIIYDVVDSDGVSSKVITKVFRVLHHGDNPDVTSQAALTQGGSTRVPESFGYLTASWPDPGRSEGQAHGHLAFAQEFLAGSEDAWRVALDAARHGIDFTAAARDLGTATAEVHATLAAELGTVEAGPDEIDSALESMRRRITTASREVPEIAAFADAVSRVYDAAALASWPRLQRIHGDLHLGQALQSPERGWVLLDFEGEPLRPMPERSRPDVTLRDVAGMLRSFDYVAGSLAQERPAVDAAAWAHEARRAFVDGYVASSGVDVRAQRALLDAFEIDKAVYEAIYESRNRPSWVGIPLAAVGRLVTRSAATA, from the coding sequence ATGAGCACCGTTGCCCCTTCCCTTCCCGGCTGGATGGCGCGTCAGCGCTGGTACGCGAGCAAGGGTCGGGCTCCGGTGCTGAGGGTGGTCGGCAGCATGGAGGCCGCCATCGACGACGGCCTCGTCATGACGCTGCTGATGATCGACGAGGCTCCGACCGTGCCGGTGCTCTACCAGGTGCCGCTCGTCGCCCGCACGACTCCGCTGCCCGGCGGCGACGCGGCTTTCATCGGCTCGAGCGACGGCCTGTACCTCTACGACGGCCCGCACGACCCGGTCTACGCCGCGGGCCTGCTCGACACTCTCGCGCGCCAGCGGCACGTCGACGGCTCCGACGTGGTCGCCGACGGGCACCTCGTGTCGGACCCGGGGCGTGTCGTGCGCTCGAAGGTGCTCGAGGGCGAGCAGTCGAACACCTCGATCATCTACGACGTCGTCGACTCCGATGGCGTCTCGTCGAAGGTGATCACGAAGGTCTTCCGGGTGCTGCACCACGGCGACAACCCCGACGTCACCTCGCAGGCGGCGCTGACGCAGGGCGGCTCGACTCGCGTGCCCGAGTCGTTCGGCTATCTCACGGCGTCGTGGCCCGACCCGGGCCGCTCCGAGGGGCAGGCTCACGGGCACCTCGCCTTCGCCCAGGAGTTTCTGGCCGGCAGCGAAGACGCCTGGCGGGTCGCCCTCGACGCCGCCCGCCACGGCATCGACTTCACGGCCGCCGCCCGCGACCTCGGCACCGCCACCGCCGAGGTGCACGCCACCCTCGCGGCCGAGCTCGGTACGGTCGAGGCCGGCCCCGACGAGATCGACTCGGCGCTCGAGAGCATGCGGCGCAGGATCACGACGGCCTCGCGCGAGGTGCCCGAGATCGCCGCGTTCGCCGACGCGGTGTCGCGGGTTTACGACGCCGCAGCCCTGGCGTCCTGGCCTCGCCTCCAGCGCATCCACGGCGACCTGCACCTCGGGCAGGCTCTCCAGTCGCCCGAACGCGGCTGGGTTCTGCTCGACTTCGAGGGCGAGCCGCTTCGGCCCATGCCCGAGCGGTCGCGGCCCGACGTCACCCTGCGCGACGTGGCGGGCATGCTGCGGTCGTTCGACTACGTCGCCGGGTCGCTGGCACAGGAGCGCCCGGCGGTCGACGCGGCGGCGTGGGCGCACGAAGCCCGGCGCGCCTTCGTCGACGGTTACGTCGCGTCGTCCGGTGTCGATGTGCGAGCCCAGCGGGCGCTGCTCGATGCGTTCGAGATCGACAAGGCGGTCTACGAGGCCATCTACGAGTCGCGCAACCGGCCCTCATGGGTGGGCATCCCGCTCGCCGCCGTCGGCCGTCTCGTCACCCGCTCGGCCGCCACCGCCTGA
- a CDS encoding sodium:proton antiporter produces the protein MELLELLLLLAGSLAVTAFARWRGLPAPLLVVAVALLVSFIPGVPPIHIDSEVILTVILPPLLYSASLDVSFQNFRQSLVPIRRLGIFLVLVTALVVGFVAYNLIPDMTLPAAILVGAVVAPPDAVSAAAIGRKLGLPRKVMAVISGESLINDAASLTLVKVFLLIIGGAALSIGQDLGIFALAIGVGVGVGLVLGVVAHFIRMRVKDPVVETVIGLILPFLAYIVAEQLEGSGVLAVVAAGLYVGYNSPKSGYAARLQERPIWAAADVTLEGFVFALIGLQLKTVVSDVGASGRSIGESVGVAFVVLGVVILVRPAFIFATYYWSRVMRRFVYSRLRRFRRARVTRMIWGRADPKLTWQQLTVISWTGMRGVVTLAAAVSIPESVKGHVVSARDTMFLIAFVVTTGTLLLQGLTLPSVIRKLKVQDLQQAERDVQAELRLVSNSTQEAVGYLDKRRDAWAKEWGDEPIDRGIVILKERLQRQDAAFRQGMREDRDEAEEVEAEQASGSSEGSVGAEGRSGETSPGGEGSASGGAESAAEAESSAAAESEAEAVEMPSLERGSDLRSTPHVAVADITPDPTLVKPSRNNARALASIRRELLQKRREVVLRERDAGNLDEEVMRRVLLGLDAEELAMDTSAVARTRS, from the coding sequence ATGGAACTTCTCGAACTGCTCCTTCTGCTTGCAGGGTCTCTCGCCGTGACGGCGTTCGCCCGCTGGCGGGGTCTGCCTGCACCGCTGCTGGTCGTGGCGGTGGCCCTGTTGGTGTCGTTCATCCCCGGGGTGCCGCCCATCCACATCGACTCCGAGGTCATCCTGACGGTGATCCTGCCGCCGCTGCTCTACTCGGCGTCGCTCGACGTGTCGTTCCAGAACTTCCGGCAGAGTCTCGTGCCGATCCGGCGCCTGGGCATCTTCCTCGTGCTCGTCACCGCTCTCGTCGTCGGGTTCGTCGCCTACAACCTCATCCCCGATATGACCCTGCCGGCCGCCATCCTGGTCGGGGCCGTCGTCGCACCGCCCGACGCCGTGTCGGCCGCGGCGATCGGCCGCAAACTCGGGCTGCCCCGCAAGGTGATGGCCGTGATCTCGGGCGAGAGCCTCATCAACGACGCCGCCTCGCTGACGCTTGTGAAGGTGTTCCTGTTGATCATCGGTGGCGCCGCGCTCTCGATCGGGCAGGATCTCGGCATCTTCGCCCTGGCGATCGGCGTCGGCGTGGGCGTCGGGCTGGTGCTCGGTGTCGTGGCGCACTTCATCCGCATGCGCGTCAAAGACCCGGTCGTCGAGACGGTGATCGGGCTGATCCTGCCCTTCCTCGCCTACATCGTGGCCGAGCAGCTCGAGGGTTCGGGTGTGCTCGCCGTCGTCGCAGCCGGGCTGTACGTCGGCTACAACTCGCCGAAGTCCGGCTACGCGGCGCGGCTGCAGGAGCGCCCCATCTGGGCGGCGGCCGACGTCACCCTCGAGGGGTTCGTGTTCGCGCTGATCGGGCTGCAGCTGAAGACCGTCGTCTCCGATGTCGGGGCGAGCGGCCGCAGCATCGGCGAGAGCGTCGGGGTCGCGTTCGTCGTGCTCGGGGTCGTGATCCTCGTCAGACCGGCGTTCATCTTCGCCACCTACTACTGGTCGAGGGTGATGCGGCGGTTCGTGTACTCGCGCCTGCGGCGGTTCCGAAGAGCCCGGGTGACCAGGATGATCTGGGGTCGGGCCGACCCCAAGCTGACCTGGCAGCAGCTCACGGTGATCTCGTGGACGGGCATGCGCGGCGTGGTCACGCTGGCGGCCGCGGTCTCCATCCCCGAGTCCGTCAAGGGGCATGTCGTCTCGGCGCGCGACACGATGTTCCTCATCGCGTTCGTCGTGACGACCGGCACGCTGCTGCTGCAAGGCCTGACGCTGCCCTCCGTGATCCGAAAGCTCAAGGTGCAAGACCTCCAGCAGGCCGAGCGCGACGTGCAGGCCGAGCTGCGGCTCGTCTCGAACAGCACGCAGGAGGCCGTCGGCTATCTCGACAAGCGCCGTGACGCGTGGGCGAAGGAGTGGGGCGACGAGCCGATCGACCGCGGCATCGTGATCCTGAAGGAGCGCCTGCAGCGCCAGGACGCCGCCTTCCGGCAGGGCATGCGCGAGGACCGCGACGAGGCCGAAGAGGTCGAGGCCGAGCAGGCGTCGGGCTCTTCGGAAGGCAGTGTCGGGGCCGAGGGGCGGTCGGGTGAGACGTCTCCTGGCGGCGAGGGGTCGGCTTCTGGCGGCGCCGAGTCGGCGGCCGAGGCAGAGTCGTCGGCCGCCGCTGAGTCGGAAGCCGAGGCGGTGGAGATGCCGTCGCTCGAGCGCGGCTCGGACCTCCGCAGCACCCCGCACGTGGCTGTGGCCGACATCACCCCCGACCCGACTCTCGTCAAGCCGTCGCGCAACAACGCGCGGGCGCTGGCCAGCATCCGGCGCGAGCTGCTGCAGAAGCGCCGCGAGGTCGTCCTCCGCGAGCGCGACGCCGGCAACCTCGACGAGGAGGTCATGCGCCGCGTGCTGCTCGGCCTCGACGCGGAGGAGCTCGCGATGGACACTTCGGCGGTTGCGCGGACGCGGTCGTAG
- a CDS encoding CYTH and CHAD domain-containing protein, with amino-acid sequence MTTAESLEIERKYDVGDLVRVPDLTGVGPVDRVEVDEPFTLRAVYFDTAEHLLLAGRITLRRREGGHDSGWHAKLPGSDAGSRREIHVPLGQDADEPLPAELRRVIEVVLRGRPVHPVLVLTTIRTVTRLLDSDGAQLAELADDEVTAAHPDTADVRSWREWEVELADGIARTDGEALQEAVADALERSGAEVSASKSKLARGLGSSVPAPTALEPVSLGKHSAAAFVVEAVTRLARELVALDPATRSGHQDAVHGFRTTIRRLRSVLRVYRGVVADDDAGWLDDALRSIGRAAGASRDLEVRSELLDHYADAAPAGFVAHETLGRLRASLGESARDAARDLERALDDPTYFELLDRLETLPTAEPLGDDADDDRDDFVRESLMREAKRARRRVRAATRLGSSTGLGSSMVQGSSMVQGSSTDPGSSTGPGVPTTDEEASASRRETLHSARKAARRLRYGLEAAKAAGVKGTGDARKTAHALQDALGDALDADDFRAWIVASTETARWAEEDTFGYGVLAMVAAADRRDSLRDLRRLSKRL; translated from the coding sequence ATGACCACAGCCGAATCGCTCGAGATCGAACGCAAATACGACGTGGGCGACCTCGTGAGAGTGCCGGATCTCACCGGTGTCGGCCCCGTCGATCGGGTCGAGGTCGACGAGCCGTTCACGCTGCGCGCCGTGTACTTCGACACCGCCGAGCACCTGCTGCTGGCAGGCCGCATCACGCTGCGGCGCCGCGAAGGCGGCCACGACTCAGGCTGGCACGCCAAGCTCCCGGGCAGCGACGCGGGCTCTCGCCGCGAGATCCACGTGCCGCTGGGGCAGGATGCCGACGAGCCCCTGCCCGCCGAGCTCCGCCGGGTCATCGAGGTCGTGCTGCGAGGCCGCCCGGTGCACCCCGTGCTGGTGCTCACGACGATCCGCACCGTCACGCGCTTGCTCGACTCCGACGGCGCGCAGCTGGCCGAGCTCGCCGACGACGAGGTCACCGCGGCCCACCCCGACACCGCCGACGTGCGCAGCTGGCGCGAGTGGGAGGTCGAACTCGCCGACGGCATCGCCCGCACCGACGGCGAGGCCCTGCAGGAGGCTGTCGCCGACGCTCTCGAAAGGTCGGGTGCCGAGGTGTCGGCGTCGAAGTCGAAACTCGCCCGCGGCCTCGGCTCGTCGGTGCCCGCGCCCACGGCGCTCGAACCGGTCTCGCTGGGCAAGCACTCGGCCGCAGCGTTCGTCGTCGAGGCCGTGACGCGACTTGCGCGCGAACTGGTGGCCCTCGATCCTGCGACCCGATCGGGTCACCAGGATGCAGTGCACGGATTCCGTACCACCATCCGCCGCTTGCGCAGCGTGCTGCGCGTCTACCGCGGGGTCGTCGCCGACGACGACGCGGGCTGGCTCGACGACGCACTGAGGTCGATCGGGCGTGCCGCCGGTGCGAGCCGCGACCTCGAGGTGCGGAGCGAATTGCTCGACCACTACGCCGACGCCGCCCCCGCGGGCTTCGTCGCCCACGAGACCCTGGGGCGCCTGCGCGCCTCGCTCGGCGAATCGGCCCGCGATGCGGCGCGCGACCTCGAGCGCGCCCTCGACGACCCGACCTACTTCGAGCTGCTCGACCGGCTCGAGACCCTGCCGACGGCGGAGCCGCTCGGCGACGACGCCGACGACGACCGGGACGACTTCGTGCGGGAGAGCCTGATGCGAGAGGCGAAGCGGGCGCGGCGGCGCGTTCGGGCGGCGACCCGTCTGGGTTCGTCGACGGGTCTGGGTTCGTCGATGGTTCAGGGTTCGTCGATGGTTCAGGGCTCGTCGACGGATCCGGGTTCGTCGACGGGTCCCGGTGTCCCGACGACCGACGAGGAGGCGTCCGCGTCCCGTCGCGAGACCCTGCACTCGGCCCGGAAGGCGGCACGACGCCTGCGCTACGGCCTCGAGGCCGCGAAAGCCGCCGGGGTGAAGGGGACAGGCGATGCACGGAAGACCGCGCACGCGCTGCAGGACGCGCTCGGCGATGCTCTCGACGCCGACGACTTCCGCGCCTGGATCGTCGCCTCGACCGAGACTGCTCGCTGGGCCGAGGAGGACACGTTCGGCTACGGCGTGCTCGCGATGGTCGCGGCGGCCGACCGTCGGGACTCGCTGCGCGATCTGAGGCGTCTCTCGAAGCGCCTCTGA
- a CDS encoding inorganic phosphate transporter, with protein MNLTVIVVLVIVLAVFFDFTNGFHDTANAMATPIATGAMRPRVAVTVAACLNLVGAFLSTEVAKTISGGIIREGPGGVDITPTMIFAGLVGAVIWNMITWLRGLPSSSSHALFGGLIGAAVVGAGLDSVDFGVVLSKVVLPAVLAPLVAGLVAFTCTRLAYFITRRPNAKNQRGGFRVGQIFTSSMVALAHGTNDAQKTMGVITLTLIAGGFLSSNASPPIWVIIVCAFAIAMGTYTGGWRIIQTLGGGLTDVKATQGFSAEASTAATVLASSHLGFALSTTQVSSGSIIGAGLGRRGSKIQWGTAGKIVIAWFITLPASGAVGAVCELIARLGVIGLVIDALLGAAVIVGIFVASRRKPAEQSNALEVDVAMNSVLTRRERRALLKKRSDEMLEARRRLSDESSLFELGAEVDGAPR; from the coding sequence GTGAATCTCACAGTCATCGTCGTCCTGGTCATCGTGTTGGCCGTCTTCTTCGACTTCACGAACGGCTTCCACGACACGGCCAACGCGATGGCGACACCGATCGCCACCGGTGCGATGAGGCCACGGGTCGCGGTGACGGTGGCCGCGTGCCTCAACCTCGTCGGCGCGTTCCTCTCGACCGAGGTCGCGAAGACGATCTCGGGCGGCATCATCCGCGAGGGCCCGGGCGGCGTCGACATCACGCCGACCATGATCTTCGCCGGGCTCGTCGGCGCCGTGATCTGGAACATGATCACCTGGCTGCGCGGCCTGCCGTCGTCGTCGTCCCATGCTCTCTTCGGCGGTCTCATCGGCGCCGCCGTCGTCGGCGCCGGCCTCGACTCGGTCGACTTCGGCGTCGTCCTGTCGAAGGTCGTGCTGCCGGCCGTTCTCGCACCGCTCGTCGCCGGCCTCGTCGCCTTCACGTGCACGCGGCTCGCCTACTTCATCACCCGCCGCCCCAACGCGAAGAACCAGCGCGGCGGATTCCGCGTCGGGCAGATCTTCACCTCGTCGATGGTGGCGCTCGCGCACGGCACCAACGACGCGCAGAAGACCATGGGCGTGATCACGCTGACCTTGATCGCGGGCGGGTTCCTGTCGTCGAACGCGTCGCCGCCCATCTGGGTGATCATCGTCTGCGCCTTCGCCATCGCGATGGGCACGTACACCGGCGGCTGGCGCATCATCCAGACGCTCGGCGGCGGTCTCACCGACGTGAAGGCGACACAGGGCTTCTCGGCCGAGGCGTCGACCGCCGCGACGGTCCTCGCCTCCAGCCACCTCGGCTTCGCGCTCTCGACGACTCAGGTGTCGTCGGGCTCGATCATCGGCGCGGGGCTCGGCCGCCGCGGGTCGAAGATCCAGTGGGGCACCGCCGGCAAGATCGTCATCGCCTGGTTCATCACCCTTCCCGCCTCGGGTGCCGTCGGCGCCGTCTGCGAGCTGATCGCGCGCCTCGGCGTGATCGGCCTCGTCATCGACGCCCTGCTCGGCGCCGCCGTCATCGTGGGCATCTTCGTCGCATCGCGGCGCAAGCCCGCCGAGCAGTCGAACGCCCTGGAGGTCGACGTCGCCATGAACTCCGTGCTCACCCGCAGAGAGCGCCGCGCCCTGCTCAAGAAGCGCAGCGACGAGATGCTCGAGGCGCGCCGCCGCCTGAGCGACGAGTCGTCGCTCTTCGAGCTCGGCGCCGAGGTCGACGGGGCTCCGCGATGA